A genome region from Panthera leo isolate Ple1 chromosome A2, P.leo_Ple1_pat1.1, whole genome shotgun sequence includes the following:
- the LOC122214269 gene encoding putative serine protease 42 isoform X1, producing MASPTGGSPGLLLWLLLLQPQLSGARGRLAPSPLSPSPLGGGHEDPDATVWRVAGPATPPEPQESVPVSQLVGLIPGCGQVNAKILGGQEAEDGKWPWQVSVRIRGKHVCGGSLITQQWVLTAGHCILSRFHYDVKMGDRSVYKEITSVLVPVRDIVVHPQLSVVGTIQKDLALLQLLYPVNFTMTIQPICIPQKTFRVEAGTTCWVTGWGRKEEYGGDLITSVLHEVDQDIIHHEKCNEMIQKAMKTTRDVVLEGMLCGYKGAGKDLCQGDSGGPLVCKFKDTWVQVGLVSWGLGCGRGNVPGVYTDIAAYSKWIVEVINRAASLYPVVFLIPLLCLVLPLSILVAP from the exons ATGGCGTCCCCCACTGGCGGCTCCCCGGGCCTCCTACTCTGGCTCCTGCTCCTCCAGCCGCAGCTCAGTGGGGCGCGGGGCAGGTTGGCGCCATCCCCACTCTCCCCTTCGCCCTTGGGAGGCGGCCACGAGGACCCCGATGCCACCGTGTGGAGGGTTGCTGGACCGGCTACGCCCCCCGAGCCCCAAGAATCTGTCCCAGTCTCCCAGTTGGTGGGATTGATCCCAG GGTGTGGCCAGGTAAATGCGAAAATCTTGGGAGGACAGGAGGCTGAAGACGGGAAGTGGCCCTGGCAGGTGAGCGTGAGGATCAGAGGCAAGCACGTGTGCGGAGGTTCCCTCATCACACAGCAGTGGGTACTGACTGCAGGCCACTGTATTTTAAG CCGTTTCCACTATGATGTGAAAATGGGAGATCGGAGTGTCTATAAAGAAATCACAAGTGTGTTGGTCCCCGTCCGAGACATCGTTGTCCACCCTCAGCTCTCAGTAGTTGGAACCATTCAAAAGGACCTTGCCCTTCTCCAGCTCCTCTACCCTGTAAACTTCACCATGACCATCCAGCCTATATGCATCCCTCAGAAGACTTTCCGGGTGGAAGCTGGGACCACGTGCTGGGTGACCGGTTGGGGCAGAAAAGAAGAATATG GTGGCGACCTTATTACCTCTGTTCTCCATGAGGTCGACCAAGACATCATCCACCATGAAAAATGTAATGAGATGATTCAGAAAGCCATGAAAACAACTAGGGATGTCGTATTGGAAGGAATGCTCTGTGGCTATAAAGGTGCAGGAAAGGATTTGTGTCAG GGAGACTCTGGGGGCCCTTTGGTCTGTAAATTTAAGGACACATGGGTCCAGGTGGGACTCGTGAGCTGGGGCTTAGGCTGTGGTCGTGGAAATGTGCCTGGAGTTTATACAGACATTGCTGCCTACTCTAAGTGGATAGTTGAAGTGATAAACCGGGCTGCCTCTTTGTATCCAGTGGTGTTCCTCATTCCACTTCTGTGCCTGGTGCTGCCCCTGAGCATCCTCGTGGCCCCGTGA
- the LOC122214269 gene encoding serine protease 42-like isoform X2, producing the protein MRRPVHLPPRGEPRGGAVPAGSWRPPLAAPRASYSGSCSSSRSSVGRGAGCGQVNAKILGGQEAEDGKWPWQVSVRIRGKHVCGGSLITQQWVLTAGHCILSRFHYDVKMGDRSVYKEITSVLVPVRDIVVHPQLSVVGTIQKDLALLQLLYPVNFTMTIQPICIPQKTFRVEAGTTCWVTGWGRKEEYGGDLITSVLHEVDQDIIHHEKCNEMIQKAMKTTRDVVLEGMLCGYKGAGKDLCQGDSGGPLVCKFKDTWVQVGLVSWGLGCGRGNVPGVYTDIAAYSKWIVEVINRAASLYPVVFLIPLLCLVLPLSILVAP; encoded by the exons ATGCGCAGACCCGTCCACCTGCCTCCGCGAGGGGAGCCGCGAGGGGGCGCCGTACCAGCCGGCTCATGGCGTCCCCCACTGGCGGCTCCCCGGGCCTCCTACTCTGGCTCCTGCTCCTCCAGCCGCAGCTCAGTGGGGCGCGGGGCAG GGTGTGGCCAGGTAAATGCGAAAATCTTGGGAGGACAGGAGGCTGAAGACGGGAAGTGGCCCTGGCAGGTGAGCGTGAGGATCAGAGGCAAGCACGTGTGCGGAGGTTCCCTCATCACACAGCAGTGGGTACTGACTGCAGGCCACTGTATTTTAAG CCGTTTCCACTATGATGTGAAAATGGGAGATCGGAGTGTCTATAAAGAAATCACAAGTGTGTTGGTCCCCGTCCGAGACATCGTTGTCCACCCTCAGCTCTCAGTAGTTGGAACCATTCAAAAGGACCTTGCCCTTCTCCAGCTCCTCTACCCTGTAAACTTCACCATGACCATCCAGCCTATATGCATCCCTCAGAAGACTTTCCGGGTGGAAGCTGGGACCACGTGCTGGGTGACCGGTTGGGGCAGAAAAGAAGAATATG GTGGCGACCTTATTACCTCTGTTCTCCATGAGGTCGACCAAGACATCATCCACCATGAAAAATGTAATGAGATGATTCAGAAAGCCATGAAAACAACTAGGGATGTCGTATTGGAAGGAATGCTCTGTGGCTATAAAGGTGCAGGAAAGGATTTGTGTCAG GGAGACTCTGGGGGCCCTTTGGTCTGTAAATTTAAGGACACATGGGTCCAGGTGGGACTCGTGAGCTGGGGCTTAGGCTGTGGTCGTGGAAATGTGCCTGGAGTTTATACAGACATTGCTGCCTACTCTAAGTGGATAGTTGAAGTGATAAACCGGGCTGCCTCTTTGTATCCAGTGGTGTTCCTCATTCCACTTCTGTGCCTGGTGCTGCCCCTGAGCATCCTCGTGGCCCCGTGA